In Ptychodera flava strain L36383 chromosome 21, AS_Pfla_20210202, whole genome shotgun sequence, a genomic segment contains:
- the LOC139120929 gene encoding G-protein coupled receptor 161-like, with amino-acid sequence MVENDGNGDKPGNDTLVVVTVVYFLSAFFTTVGNLAALVVIVRTKELREVTRIFMANLAITDLLVGILILPFVLSTALTDHWGFGYVWCQFTGFCNLLLCSMSALSLTAVSCERFMVIVHPLRYVTLLTFRRSVFAIIFIWVYAALGASVPLFGIGRYAYFQERLTCGLDYESNLVFTVLVTLLYFALPVSWVFYIYFHIFKTARRHARSVHALVIGLPGHNVGFSVKERKATSTIFLIIGVYLATWTPFTVVQLVSMSISDVEIPREIDTVTTCLLFLNSACNPWIYCGMNSVFRQGLRRQMRLLLGCCCSRCAFTGSGSQNPSSPSTIQTQNAENQSVA; translated from the coding sequence ATGGTTGAAAACGACGGAAATGGAGACAAACCAGGAAACGATACGTTGGTAGTGGTTACCGTCGTGTATTTCCTGTCCGCCTTCTTCACGACTGTCGGAAACCTGGCGGCTTTGGTGGTGATCGTTCGGACTAAAGAACTTCGTGAGGTAACCCGGATATTTATGGCGAATCTGGCGATAACTGACTTACTCGTCGGTATACTTATTCTGCCTTTTGTACTCAGTACGGCACTGACTGACCACTGGGGTTTCGGATACGTCTGGTGTCAGTTTACGGGATTCTGCAATTTGCTCCTTTGCTCGATGTCGGCCCTGTCTCTCACCGCCGTCAGCTGTGAACGCTTCATGGTAATCGTACATCCTTTGCGATACGTCACATTGTTGACATTTCGAAGGTCCGTCTTCGCGATAATTTTCATTTGGGTGTACGCTGCTCTTGGAGCAAGCGTTCCGCTCTTCGGAATTGGCCGATATGCTTATTTCCAAGAACGACTCACTTGTGGGCTCGACTATGAAAGTAATTTGGTGTTCACAGTGCTTGTGACATTGCTGTACTTTGCGCTGCCAGTTTCCTGggtattttacatttattttcacattttcaagacTGCGCGAAGACACGCACGGAGTGTGCACGCGCTAGTGATTGGCCTGCCGGGCCACAACGTAGGGTTTTCCGTCAAAGAACGGAAAGCGACGTCGACCATTTTTTTAATCATCGGCGTTTACTTAGCCACCTGGACCCCATTCACGGTCGTTCAGCTGGTCTCGATGTCGATATCGGACGTTGAAATACCGCGCGAAATTGACACAGTGACGACTTGCCTATTGTTTTTGAACTCTGCCTGCAACCCATGGATTTACTGTGGTATGAACTCTGTGTTCAGGCAGGGACTGAGGCGGCAGATGCGTCTTCTACTGGGTTGCTGTTGTTCCCGATGCGCCTTTACTGGAAGCGGATCCCAAAATCCATCATCACCTAGCACCATTCAAACTCAAAACGCTGAAAATCAATCGGTCGCGTAG